In Streptomyces sp. P3, one DNA window encodes the following:
- a CDS encoding MMPL family transporter yields the protein MSPLARWCHRHRLAVVLVWVGLLLALGAGVGAAGSAFGDSPTSQDTDSAKATALLRQASNSAAGKSGRVVWQVNGGEVTEPAAKQVMTRTLKEIAEAPGVAEVTSPYTPLGKGQISKDGQTAYASVAFDREVEDTQVDHVKEIATGPASGTLHIALNGQAFTVNPAPNPVADVMGIALAFIVLLFVFRAVWVAALPIITAIVGVGTSAVAVILLSHVITLSSTTLTLGSLIGLGVGIDYALFIVNRHRTNLMAGMSVAESAAKALNTSGRAVVFAGLTVVVALLGMLTLNVGIINGMAIGAAITVTLTVLAAITLLPALLGMIGPRVLGRKQRREMSGWTRPRSSGRAGLWGRWAERVQARPKTLALVALAVLAALALPTLSLRLGASDDGNLPTTSTNRQAYDMIADGFGPGFNGPLVLAVQAPDAAGKAAERKLVTALEKVDGVASAHSAPMKDGQTVGVVSVVPTTSPQSEATSDLIHHLRDDVIPQAEQGTSMKVYVGGVTASNDDFASVLMGKLPVFVLVIAALGFLLLTVAFRSLLIPAVGALLNILSIGVAFGAIVVVFQYGFGAGLLGLGAGGPIESFVPILVVGIMFGLSMDYQVFLVSRMREEWAHTGDSHRAVRVGQAETGKVIAVAATIMVCVFGSFVFGGMRVISEFGVSLAVAVAVDALLIRMIVVPALMHLCGRANWWLPRRLDKALPNVSVEGPADEPTHPLYAVREPESSGLAN from the coding sequence ATGTCCCCTCTCGCCCGCTGGTGCCACCGGCACCGGCTCGCCGTCGTCCTGGTCTGGGTGGGCCTGTTGCTCGCTCTCGGCGCCGGAGTCGGTGCGGCCGGCAGCGCCTTCGGCGACAGCCCCACCTCGCAGGACACCGACTCGGCCAAGGCGACGGCACTGCTCCGGCAAGCCTCCAACAGTGCGGCGGGCAAGAGCGGCCGGGTGGTCTGGCAGGTGAACGGCGGTGAGGTCACCGAGCCCGCCGCCAAGCAGGTGATGACGCGGACTCTGAAGGAGATAGCCGAGGCACCGGGCGTCGCCGAGGTGACCAGCCCCTATACACCGCTCGGCAAGGGACAGATCAGCAAGGACGGCCAGACGGCCTACGCCTCGGTCGCGTTCGACCGGGAGGTGGAGGACACCCAGGTCGACCACGTGAAGGAAATAGCCACCGGCCCGGCGTCGGGGACTCTGCACATCGCGCTGAACGGGCAGGCTTTCACCGTCAACCCCGCTCCCAACCCAGTCGCCGACGTCATGGGCATCGCCCTCGCCTTCATCGTGCTGCTGTTCGTCTTCCGGGCCGTCTGGGTGGCCGCGCTGCCAATCATCACGGCCATCGTCGGTGTCGGCACCTCCGCAGTCGCGGTAATCCTGCTCAGCCACGTCATCACCCTGTCCAGCACCACGTTGACCCTCGGTTCGCTGATCGGCCTGGGCGTGGGCATCGACTACGCGCTGTTCATCGTCAACCGGCACCGCACCAACCTCATGGCGGGCATGAGCGTCGCCGAATCGGCAGCCAAGGCCCTCAACACCTCCGGTCGGGCCGTGGTGTTCGCCGGGCTGACCGTCGTCGTCGCGCTGCTGGGCATGCTCACCCTGAACGTCGGCATCATCAACGGCATGGCGATCGGCGCGGCGATCACCGTCACACTGACCGTGCTGGCCGCCATCACCCTGCTCCCGGCGCTGCTCGGCATGATCGGCCCGCGCGTCCTCGGCCGCAAGCAGCGCCGCGAGATGTCCGGCTGGACCCGGCCGCGCTCCTCGGGCCGGGCCGGGCTGTGGGGCCGGTGGGCCGAGCGGGTGCAGGCCAGGCCCAAGACGCTGGCCCTCGTCGCCCTGGCCGTGCTCGCGGCGCTCGCGCTGCCGACGCTGTCGCTGCGTCTGGGCGCGTCCGACGACGGTAACCTGCCGACGACCTCGACGAACCGTCAGGCGTACGACATGATCGCCGACGGGTTCGGGCCCGGCTTCAACGGCCCGCTCGTCCTGGCGGTCCAGGCCCCCGACGCCGCCGGCAAGGCCGCCGAGAGGAAACTGGTCACCGCCCTCGAGAAGGTCGACGGTGTCGCCAGTGCCCACTCCGCGCCCATGAAGGACGGACAGACCGTCGGGGTGGTCTCCGTCGTCCCGACGACCTCCCCGCAGTCCGAAGCCACCTCCGACCTGATCCACCACCTGCGTGACGACGTGATCCCGCAAGCCGAACAGGGCACGTCGATGAAGGTCTACGTGGGAGGCGTCACCGCGAGCAACGACGACTTCGCCTCGGTCCTGATGGGCAAGCTGCCCGTCTTCGTGCTGGTGATCGCCGCGCTCGGCTTCCTGCTGCTGACCGTCGCCTTCCGCAGCCTGCTCATCCCGGCGGTCGGCGCACTGCTGAACATCCTCAGCATCGGAGTGGCCTTCGGCGCGATCGTGGTGGTCTTCCAGTACGGCTTCGGTGCCGGACTGCTCGGCCTCGGTGCCGGCGGACCGATCGAGTCGTTCGTGCCGATCCTGGTCGTCGGCATCATGTTCGGCCTGTCCATGGACTACCAGGTCTTCCTCGTCAGCCGGATGCGCGAGGAGTGGGCCCACACCGGCGACAGCCACCGCGCGGTCCGGGTCGGCCAGGCCGAGACCGGCAAGGTCATCGCCGTCGCGGCCACCATCATGGTCTGCGTCTTCGGCTCCTTCGTCTTCGGCGGCATGCGGGTCATCTCCGAGTTCGGCGTCAGCCTCGCGGTGGCGGTCGCTGTGGATGCCCTGCTGATCCGCATGATCGTCGTCCCCGCGCTCATGCACCTGTGCGGACGGGCCAACTGGTGGCTGCCCCGCCGGCTGGACAAGGCCTTGCCCAACGTGTCCGTGGAAGGCCCCGCCGACGAGCCCACGCATCCGCTGTACGCCGTGCGGGAACCGGAGTCCTCCGGCCTGGCCAACTGA
- a CDS encoding CdaR family transcriptional regulator — protein MRRSGQVATLSEVADIVAAQRQSLAEAALEAMRAEIPGYAALRNEALLADVVAHVSEAVDALSISLARGRPVTDDDVAFVRPHAARRARQGMPLVDFMHALRIAHRLMWETIADWAVHTTGGRDVALEAGGLVMELINRGSTVAARAYLTEEQFLAVEGDRVRRDLLEDLIAGREPAPGPRLTAATKAGLHPDTACAVVVAVPVGPVDDPYSLRAAASLLGQATGDPARALTVLRQDEIVIVRALREGAGSVPGEPVRTAWRTLTDRGTRLAVGISTRYDTVIDLGKAYHEAVSALGTLPPEGGVVCLSDLSVLDYLTLRADETAARIVPAALRTFVTEDSRADGTLIRTVEEYAANDLNVKAAAQRLGVHINTAHHRLARVEERTGCDLRRLTDLQQLLIAIKLLGRGSGG, from the coding sequence ATGCGCCGATCAGGTCAGGTGGCCACCCTCAGCGAGGTGGCCGACATCGTCGCCGCTCAGCGGCAGTCTCTGGCCGAGGCGGCTCTGGAGGCCATGCGGGCAGAGATTCCCGGCTATGCCGCCCTCAGGAACGAAGCGCTGCTGGCCGACGTGGTGGCCCACGTGTCGGAGGCGGTCGACGCGCTGAGCATCAGCCTGGCCCGCGGCCGTCCGGTCACGGACGACGACGTGGCGTTCGTCCGCCCGCATGCCGCGCGGCGGGCCCGGCAGGGCATGCCCCTCGTCGACTTCATGCACGCGCTGCGCATCGCGCACCGCCTGATGTGGGAGACGATCGCCGACTGGGCGGTGCACACGACCGGCGGGCGTGACGTTGCGCTGGAAGCGGGCGGACTGGTCATGGAACTGATCAACCGGGGCAGTACGGTCGCCGCCCGGGCTTATCTGACCGAGGAACAGTTCCTGGCCGTGGAAGGCGACCGGGTGCGTCGGGACCTGCTCGAAGACCTGATCGCGGGGCGGGAGCCGGCGCCGGGGCCACGGCTGACCGCGGCCACGAAGGCCGGGCTGCATCCCGACACGGCGTGTGCCGTGGTGGTCGCGGTCCCCGTGGGTCCCGTCGACGACCCCTACAGCCTCCGCGCCGCCGCCTCGCTTCTGGGGCAGGCCACAGGCGACCCGGCTCGTGCGCTGACCGTGCTGCGGCAGGACGAGATCGTGATCGTGCGGGCCCTGCGTGAGGGCGCCGGCAGCGTGCCCGGGGAACCCGTGAGGACGGCCTGGCGGACGCTCACCGACCGGGGGACACGGCTGGCGGTGGGCATCAGCACGCGGTACGACACCGTCATCGACCTGGGGAAGGCGTACCACGAGGCCGTCTCCGCGCTGGGCACTCTTCCGCCGGAGGGTGGTGTTGTCTGCCTGTCCGATCTCAGCGTGCTCGACTATCTGACGCTCCGAGCGGACGAGACCGCCGCACGGATCGTGCCGGCGGCGCTCCGTACTTTCGTGACCGAGGACTCCAGGGCGGACGGCACCTTGATCAGAACGGTGGAGGAGTACGCGGCCAACGATCTGAACGTGAAGGCCGCGGCCCAGCGACTGGGTGTCCACATCAACACCGCTCATCACCGTCTGGCTCGTGTCGAGGAACGGACGGGGTGCGACCTGCGCAGACTCACCGACCTCCAGCAGTTGCTGATCGCGATCAAACTGCTCGGGCGGGGCTCCGGGGGGTGA
- a CDS encoding sensor histidine kinase — MELPMVWRQWLARHDRIKDALPAVPLIVIAAAATAAVGKDGWQEPRWHEVVWTTLSCVPLAFRSRWPLGVALFTLAGDLTLMAVASHISPAPGASLIALYTLALLGSRRTAWTVGVASAVAITGVYAATHSESLVAGASLLRLDFAIAATALGRTVRSRRESLAAARERVEHAERTREEEARRRVTEERVRIARDLHDVVAHHITLVNAQAGVAHHLMRANPDQAYEALAHIKDNSRAALDELRATVGLLRQPDDAPGSRAPIPRLADLDALVTGFEASGLSVSVTRTGGPSPLAPATDLTAYRIIQEALTNTHKHASTSSASVVLEYGVHSLRVTVTDDGRPGAPKGAGTGHGLIGMHERATAIGGTVTAGPRSEGGFQVVVELPVSLSPAPA, encoded by the coding sequence ATGGAACTGCCCATGGTGTGGCGACAGTGGCTGGCCCGTCATGACCGGATCAAAGACGCACTGCCGGCGGTACCGCTGATCGTGATCGCCGCGGCGGCGACTGCCGCCGTCGGCAAGGACGGCTGGCAGGAGCCTCGGTGGCACGAGGTCGTGTGGACGACGCTGTCGTGCGTGCCGCTGGCCTTCCGAAGCCGCTGGCCCCTGGGCGTCGCCCTCTTCACCCTGGCGGGTGACCTCACGCTGATGGCCGTAGCCTCACACATCTCGCCGGCCCCGGGAGCGAGCCTGATCGCCCTGTACACCCTCGCCCTCCTCGGCAGCCGACGCACCGCGTGGACGGTCGGGGTAGCCTCGGCCGTGGCGATCACCGGTGTCTACGCCGCCACCCACTCCGAGTCCCTGGTGGCGGGGGCCAGTCTGTTGCGGTTGGACTTCGCGATCGCGGCCACCGCGCTCGGCCGCACCGTCCGCAGCCGCCGTGAGAGCCTCGCGGCGGCCAGGGAACGCGTGGAACACGCCGAACGCACCCGGGAGGAAGAGGCCCGGCGCCGGGTCACCGAGGAACGCGTGCGCATCGCGCGCGATCTGCACGATGTCGTCGCCCACCACATCACCCTGGTCAACGCCCAGGCCGGTGTGGCCCACCACCTCATGCGCGCCAACCCCGACCAGGCGTACGAGGCGCTCGCTCACATCAAGGACAACAGCCGAGCCGCCCTCGACGAACTGCGCGCCACCGTCGGCCTGTTGCGCCAGCCCGACGACGCGCCGGGCTCGCGGGCCCCCATCCCGCGCCTGGCCGATCTCGACGCCCTCGTCACCGGCTTCGAGGCGAGCGGCCTGTCCGTGTCGGTGACCCGCACGGGCGGCCCCTCGCCGCTGGCGCCCGCAACCGACCTGACCGCCTACCGCATCATCCAGGAAGCCCTCACCAACACCCACAAGCATGCGTCCACCTCCTCGGCCTCGGTGGTCCTGGAGTATGGCGTGCACTCACTCCGGGTCACGGTGACGGATGACGGACGCCCGGGCGCGCCGAAGGGCGCGGGCACCGGCCACGGACTGATCGGCATGCACGAGCGGGCCACCGCCATCGGCGGTACCGTCACCGCCGGCCCGCGTTCCGAAGGCGGCTTCCAGGTCGTAGTCGAGTTGCCGGTCTCGCTCTCTCCCGCACCTGCCTGA